In Sphingobacterium sp. R2, the genomic stretch TATCTTCAATAAGATAGGCTTGTTAAAAGCATACCAGGCGTTGTCTGTAGTGCAGGTTTCAAATGCCATGTTACAAGCGATCAACCACTATATGGAAGGCAATCATACGCTAACCGTAGAAGAAATTAAGGAATTAGCGACAGAAACCATTGGATAGTTAGAAGCCACTTTATTTCTGCTAACTGAAAAACTTGGATAAATTACAAATTGGTCTAAACAAAACAATCCCCAAGAATATCTTGGGGATTGTCTGAGCCTCTTATCGGGATCGAACCAATGACCTACTGATTACAAGTCAGTTGCTCTACCAGCTGAGCTAAAGAGGCTTTCAATTGAATTTTAATGAGTGTCGCTCAAGGAGCCTCTTATCGGAATCGAACCAATGACCTACTGATTACAAGTCAGTTGCTCTACCAGCTGAGCTAAAGAGGCTTTTTAAAGAAGTTTCAATGCTTGTGGCATAAATAGAGCCTCTTATCGGGATCGAACCAATGACCTACTGATTACAAGTCAGTTGCTCTACCAGCTGAGCTAAAGAGGCGTTACTTCTTTTCAATCTTAATTACGGCTCACCGTTTTAAGATGTTGCAAATATCGAAACCCTACATCAAAATTGCAAGTCAAAAACAAGAATTTTCTACAGCAGCAAGGCAAATATTTAAAAATCAAGCGCATTATTTTTAAGGACTGAAAATTTGTCATGATTCAACAAATAATATTGCCATTTTTTCCGAAATGTAGTTAAAAACCCAACTGGCACTTCAATTGTTATAATCCAACATATCAACAAAACTTTAATTAAGACAATAAAATGAATTTTAACAATTATACAATCAAAGCGCAAGAGGCCATACAAAAGGCGTCTGAAATTGCTGCTGGCCATCAGCAACAGGCGATTGAGACAGCGCATATTTTAAAAGCTTTACTCGCTGTGGATGAAAACGTTGTCAGCCACTTATTGAAAAAATTAAATGTTAACATCAGCTATCTTGGAACTGAACTTGACAAACAAGTTGAGGGTTTTCCTAAAGTTAGCGGTAGTAATATTTATTTAAGTAGTGAGGCAAATAATGCGTTGCAGAAAGCACAAGGTTATTTAAAGGAATTTAATGATGAGTTTGTGTCTGTTGAGCACCTATTGCTCGGTATCTTGGCAAGTTCCGATAAGACATCAACTTTACTAAAATCACAGGGTGTTACTGAAAAAGATCTGAAGACAGCTATCAAAGAGTTACGTGGAAATAGTCGAGTAACCGATCAGAATGCTGAAGCCACCTACAATGCGCTAGGAAAATATGCACGAAATTTAAATGAATATGCGGAGTCAGGAAAGCTGGATCCAGTTATCGGTCGTGATGAGGAAATCAGACGCGTGATGCAAATCCTCTCCCGCCGCACCAAAAACAACCCAATACTTGTTGGTGAACCTGGGGTTGGTAAGACGGCTATTGCAGAAGGCATCGCTTACCGAATTATCAAAGGCGATGCACCCGAAAATTTAAAATCTAAAACTGTTTTTTCTTTGGATATGGGTGCGTTGGTTGCCGGAGCAAAATACAAAGGTGAATTTGAAGAACGTTTAAAAGCGGTTGTAAAGGAAGTTACAGATTCCAACGGAGACATTATACTATTTATCGATGAAATACACACATTAGTAGGCGCAGGTGGCGGTGAAGGTGCGATGGATGCGGCTAATATCCTCAAGCCAGCATTGGCAAGAGGTGAATTGCGTGCTATTGGTGCTACAACGCTGAATGAATACCAAAAATACTTTGAGAAAGATAAAGCACTGGAACGTAGATTCCAAAAAGTTATGGTGGAAGAACCGGATACCCAAGATGCAATTTCCATCCTCAGGGGCTTAAAAGAACGATACGAAACGCACCATAAAGTACGCATCCTGGATGAATCAATTATCGCAGCAGTGGAATTATCGCAGCGCTATATTGCCGATCGCTTTTTACCGGATAAAGCAATTGACTTGATTGATGAAGCTGCATCTAAACTACGGCTTGAAATGGACTCCGTACCGGAGGCAGTGGACGAGCTTGAACGACGCATCATGCAGTTGGAAATTGAGCGAGAGGCTTTGAAGCGTGAAAATGACGACAAAAAAGTTGCAGAGCTTTCCGAAAGTATCGCTAATCTATCTGCAGAGCGCGATACCCTGAGAGCTTCTTGGCAAGAAGAAAAAAGCCTTGTTGACAATGTAAACCAAGAGATCGAGAACATTGAGAATTTTAAGCTCGAAGCTGAACAGGCAGAGCGCTCCGGGGACTACGGAAAGGTGGCCGAACTTCGTTATGGACGAATCAAAGAAGCACAAGAAAAGGTCGACAGGTTAAAGGCGGAACTTGCAGAAAAGCAAGAAAGCAAGCGGATGCTTAAAGAAGAAGTTACCTCTGAAGATATCGCAGATGTGGTCGCCAAATGGAC encodes the following:
- the clpB gene encoding ATP-dependent chaperone ClpB → MNFNNYTIKAQEAIQKASEIAAGHQQQAIETAHILKALLAVDENVVSHLLKKLNVNISYLGTELDKQVEGFPKVSGSNIYLSSEANNALQKAQGYLKEFNDEFVSVEHLLLGILASSDKTSTLLKSQGVTEKDLKTAIKELRGNSRVTDQNAEATYNALGKYARNLNEYAESGKLDPVIGRDEEIRRVMQILSRRTKNNPILVGEPGVGKTAIAEGIAYRIIKGDAPENLKSKTVFSLDMGALVAGAKYKGEFEERLKAVVKEVTDSNGDIILFIDEIHTLVGAGGGEGAMDAANILKPALARGELRAIGATTLNEYQKYFEKDKALERRFQKVMVEEPDTQDAISILRGLKERYETHHKVRILDESIIAAVELSQRYIADRFLPDKAIDLIDEAASKLRLEMDSVPEAVDELERRIMQLEIEREALKRENDDKKVAELSESIANLSAERDTLRASWQEEKSLVDNVNQEIENIENFKLEAEQAERSGDYGKVAELRYGRIKEAQEKVDRLKAELAEKQESKRMLKEEVTSEDIADVVAKWTGIPVSKMIQSEREKLLNLEEELHKRVAGQDEAIEAISDAIRRSRAGLNDAKRPIGSFIFLGTTGVGKTELAKALAEFLFDDEQSMVRIDMSEYQERHAVSRLIGAPPGYVGYDEGGQLTEAVRRRPYSVVLLDEIEKAHPDVFNILLQVLDDGHLTDNKGRTVNFKNTIIIMTSNTGSAIIQENFSHLTDDNRDEIVAKTRNEVFDVLKQSIRPEFLNRIDEVIMFTPLSRNEIGDIVRLQFAHVQRQLAEQNIFITASDEAMDWLAQLGYDPIYGARPLKRVIQKRILNELSKEILSGKVSRDSNIRLDVFDGKFVFINKNE